CAGCCGCACGTACTGTTCGATGTGGTACCACCGGCCGGGTTCGATCATCGCCGTCTCCCAGGGTCCGGAGTTGTCCTGTGCACGGGAGTCCAGGTGGTAGACGTACGCAGCGAGATTGTACGGCCCACCGTTTCGTGCCCCGGCGCCGCGGTTCGCGAGAACTAACCCCGCGGACCAGCCGTTGGTCCCCGTCGCCGAGTCGCCACCCGAGTGACCGTCCCCTGCGGAGTACGACATCGCCGCTCGAGAGATCTTACACTGGTCCCGGTCGGCCATCCGCCAGTTGTCCGAGAGTTTGAACATGAAGCTGTCGTAGAGCTCTCGAGGCTGGTAGCCGAGCTCGTTCTCCACGTTGAAGTGTGTGTTCGTTCCACAGCTTCCACCCGCGCTGAGAGCGATCTCGAGGCTTCGTGAGCCGGAGTGTGCCTGCTCACTCGTGAACGACGCCTGACGTGGGTTGCACGTCCAGACGCGGTAGACGTCGGACGGTTGATTGTATTGCTCGTAATCGATCGAAATGACGTCGAGATCGTCGTCGCTCGCCGATACGCTGGGGATGGCGGTGCTCGCCACTGCTGCGGCTGCTGCACCCCCTGTTAGTTTCAGGTACGAACGCCGATTGAGCGCCCCGCTCCGTTCGCCCGCGCTGGAATACTGGTCGCTATCCAGTACCGGTCGGTTGCGTGCCATGCAACTCGAGTAAGACAATCAGGCCGCCATAAACTTTTGGATTCAATGACTATTGATTTTTCCGTACTATAATTATATTACTAGCTATATTATTTATAATTTTCAAAATTGGTATCTCTTATTTATGATTGTGGAGGTGAAACGACGGCGGCGATCGACGTTGCGATCAGTGGAGCGTCGTCGTGGCGAGAGCAGGAGAACGGGGACAGTCCCGCGGACCACTCAGCGCAGCTGCTCGAGGTCGAGGTCAGTTCCGAAGACCATCGCGTGATCGTCGTAGTAAGCGGCCATATTCTGCGGTGCCGTCTCGCCGCCGCCGTAGCGGATGTACGGCCCGCAGTACTCGATCGCGTTGGCGGTAGTGTCGGTCGTCCACCGGTAGTTCGTTCGCTCGAATCCGAGCTCACCGTCCACCCAGACGCGATAGACGCCGTCGTTCGTCGCAGCGCCGTTCCCGTCGGTCGAGTTTACTTTGAGGTACTGTTCGATGCGGTGCCACCGACCCGGCGTGATTCTCGTCGTCTCCCACGGCCCGGAGTTCTCGCGACCGCCGTCCATGTGGTAGACGTACGAGGCGAGGTTGTACTGGCCGTTCGGCCTGGCCCCTCGGTTGGCGATCACGAGTCCCGAAGACCATCCGTTCGCGCCGTTCGGTAGCCCGCCACCCGAGTGGCCGTCGCCGGCCGAGTACGACAGCGCCGCTCGCGAAATCTTACATTGATCGTCCGGCGCCATCGTCCAGTCGTCCGATAATCTAATCATAAAGCTATCATAGATCTCCTGGGGCTGGTAGCCGAACTCGGCTGCGATATCGAAATGCGTGTTCGTCCCGCAGCTCCCGCCCGCCTCGAGGGCGATCTCGAGCGCCTGCTCCCCGTCGTAGGCGAGGTCGCTGGTAAACGAGGCTTGACCCGCCTCGCACGTCCAGACGCGATAGACGTCCGACGGCCGACGATGCCGGTCGTAATCGATCTCGACGACGTCGACGTCGTCGCCGTCGCTGGCCGAGACCGGGTTCGCTCCCGCCGCTCCCACGGTGGCAGCTACCGCGCCGCCCGCCAGGTTCAGAAACGACCGCCGTCCGATCGGCTTCGGAGTCCGCGAATCGACGTTAACCGGGTGTTCACCGTCAGGCATCGAACGATTACGTGCCATGTGACTCGAGTAAGCCCATCATACGAACATAAACTTTTACTTCCCACCATGGTTAAGATATCTTGTCCTAGTAAGTAATAGAACTGTGTGTGCGAACGGAGACTCACCCGAACGGGAGGATCGACGGATCGCTTCGAATCAGTCGGCGGGTGGGGTGACCGGGGGCTGATAGGGAGTGTTGTAACTATTTACCGACGATCCCACCGCTGGCGATCGGCGGTACGTAACTACAATGGTCCTTATGAGACGGATTGCTGTACCGATGTACCGGCGCAACCGCGACCGTCCTGCGGTTACGCCGGTGATGACGTACAGCGGTCCGTATGCCGAGTGAAGAAACGAGGGATTGTGCTCGAAAGCCCGTCCTCAAAGTGGGGGACGGAACGAATTATCGGTCGCGATCGTAACGGCGGATCTCGTTCACCACGAACTCGGTCGTGTCGATCTTCTCCTGCAGCAGCCGTTCCCGTCGTCGCCCCCACTGGCTTTCGTCACCGTGGGTCAGTATCTCGACCGCCTTCTCGAGTCCCAGCCGGTGTTTCGTGCCGTCTCGGTAACTGAATACGAGTCCATACTCCTCCTGCAGTTCCTCGATCACGCCGAGTTCGATCGACGAGACGAAGATCGCCGGCGTGCCGAGGGTGGCGCTTTCGATAGTCATCGTCCCGCTCTCTCCGATGAAGAGGTCGGCGTAGTACAG
This portion of the Natronobeatus ordinarius genome encodes:
- a CDS encoding heparin lyase I family protein, with product MARNRSMPDGEHPVNVDSRTPKPIGRRSFLNLAGGAVAATVGAAGANPVSASDGDDVDVVEIDYDRHRRPSDVYRVWTCEAGQASFTSDLAYDGEQALEIALEAGGSCGTNTHFDIAAEFGYQPQEIYDSFMIRLSDDWTMAPDDQCKISRAALSYSAGDGHSGGGLPNGANGWSSGLVIANRGARPNGQYNLASYVYHMDGGRENSGPWETTRITPGRWHRIEQYLKVNSTDGNGAATNDGVYRVWVDGELGFERTNYRWTTDTTANAIEYCGPYIRYGGGETAPQNMAAYYDDHAMVFGTDLDLEQLR